The Bacteroidales bacterium sequence TACGAGGTATTGCATGGTTTTCTCCTCTCCGGTACCGGGCGTAAAGGCTAAATTAACGTTAAACTGATCAAATGGAATGGAAGGAAAAAAGGTAGCCTGAATAAAATTTCCTCTGAAAAGCCCTATGGTTATTGCAATGAGTGCTACCGGAGTGACCAGCATCACCCATTTCCACCGAATGATAAAGCGGATGGTATGGCCATAAAGTTTATCACGCATCAGCCCAATGAATTTATCCATCGCAGTGCGGACACGATTGGTTCCATGATCCCGGGCAGAGACATTGAGTACATACTTACTCGAAAGGTGCGCGGGCAGAACCAGAAAGGCTTCAAAAAGCGACACCGTCAAACTGACAATCACCACCCAGCCGATATCACGGCTGAATTCAAAATTACCGGTAAGAAACAACAGCGGGGTAAAAGCCACAATTGTAGTGGTTACTGAGGTCAATACAGCCGGTAGTACTTCCATGGTTCCGTCGAGGGCAGCCTGTTTTGGACTTTTTCCGGATTCGAAGTGTGAATAAATATTTTCTGCAATCACCACACCATCATCCACCAGGATACCGATAACGAGTAGCATCCCAAAAAGCGAAATCATGTTGATGGTAAGCCCCGACAAGTATCCAAGAATGAACATTCCAAAAAATGAAGCCGGAATGCCAAAAGCCACCCAGAACGAAAGCCTTAAGCTGAGGAATAATCCAAGTGTAATAAGTACAAGCAGTAACCCGATGCCTCCGTTCTTGTAAAGCATATCAAGCCGGCTGTTCAGGTTGTCGAGGAAACTGTAGGTGATGACTAAATCAACGTTGTCATTATTATTGTTAAACTCCTCAACATAGTTGATCAGGTAATCAGAAATGGCGCCAAGATCTTCCTCCGGGAGTTTTTGTATGTTGATTGAAATACTGCGTTTTCCGTTGAGCAGGCTTTTATTTGGGACCTCTGCAAATTTAATTTTTATATCAGCAAGATCTCTCAGGTAAAGCTTGTTTCCATCATTGTTGGCCCTGATAATTATTTCACCAAGGACACCGGGATCTACCGACCGATGACGCGAACGGATCAGAATCTCTTCCTCATTCGACCTGATCTCCCCAGCCGAAATATCACGATTGTTATTGCTGATTGCCCTGGCAATTTCGTCGAGGCTTATACCATAACGTAACAGATCTTCCTGGGTGACTTCTACCGAAATCTCCACATCGGGATAGCCACTTAACTGCACCTGTGAGATAATTCCGGATCGCAAAAATTCATCTTCGATCTGCTGTGCCAGCGTCTTGAGTGTCAGAAGGCTCACATCGCCCGTAATCCCGAGAAAAGCTACATTGGTCAACGATCGTTGTTTGGAAATTACCGGTCTCTCGGCCTCGGGAGGGAAAGCGGAGATGCCATCAACTGAATTTTTTACATCGGCCAGAATTTCATCAATGTCATATGTGCCAGTGGTTTCAATGGTTACTCTTGCAAAATTTTCGGAGGAGGTGGAGGTGATTCTCTTTATTCCGATCAAACCCCTGACAGCCTCTTCGATCCGCGCAGTGATGCCCTCTTCCATTTCCTTTGGCGATGCGCCGGGGTAAAACACACTGATGTTGATAAACGTTTCGGATCGCTCGGGGAAAAAAGATTTTTTTAACCCCATAAAACTAAAAATGCCGCCAACGATCACCAAGGCAATAATCATGTTGGCATAAAACGGATACCTGATAAAATACTCAATAATTTTCCTCATCTTGGTTTTCTTTCTTTGAGAATATCAGAACGGGATTAAATCGCTTTGGTATGAACGATTGTCCCTTCTCTAACATTGATCAGGGGTTCAACAACCACCTCTTCGCCTTCTTCAAGCCCGTCAAAAAGCAGGGTGTTGCTGTTGATTTTACGAATGTTTATTTTCTTTTTATACAAAACACTATCTATCACCACAAACACTTCATTCTGGTTAAAGACAGCCTGCCTGGGAATTTCCATAGCGTCGGATATAATCTTGTTGTTGAAATTTGCCAGAAGGAACATGCCAACATAAATGGGATTGGTTTGATCGTTGTTAACCTGAACAAATACACTAACGGATTGGGTAGTGGGATCAACAAATTCGCTAATCCTGGTAACAATGCCTTTCCATGAGCTGGACCGGGTTTCATCCAGAACGGTCACCGGATCGCCTGTCCGGATAAATTTCAGGCTGCTCACTTCCACCGGAGCCTCAAGTTCCAACACATCAGTCTTGATGATCCGTGCGATTCGTGATCCTGAATTAGCAATAGCGCCAACCTCAAGGTTAACTTCCATGAAGGCTCCGTTAAATGGTGCATATTTATAATGTTTCTGAAGGCGTTCCTCAGCTACTTTGATCGTGTAGTATTGGTTAAGTATATCACGGCTCGAAAGAAAGATTTTAAGAGATTTGTCCTTTATTTCGGGAATTTCCGGAATTGGTTGATCAATCTCAATGCTTTCAAAAAAGTCCGACACCTTATCAAAACTTTCAGGATAATCGAACTTAATGTCAGCCAATGCATTGGCAATGGCGTTCATAAATCGGCTTTTCGAGGCTTTAAGGCTAAGCAGTTGCTCCTGGTCGTAGATGGTACAAATTAAATCTCCCTTTCTGAAGCGTTGTCCTTTTTTCATTGGCAATTTTCCGGGTAAAATCTCTCCCTGTACCTCCGAAATGATATCCACAATCCTCCCCGAAACCAACCTTCCAGGCACTTCAACAGCAGAATTGATATCGCTGTAACTAACCAGTTGCGTTTGAACAAGACGCTTGAACTCCGGTGGCGGGATCCTCGGCGGATCAGGCTTCATCGAAGTAAAAAGCCAGTTTAAAAGCAATCCTCCTCCAACGATCAGCAGGATAAAACCCCAGGTATA is a genomic window containing:
- a CDS encoding efflux RND transporter permease subunit, which codes for MRKIIEYFIRYPFYANMIIALVIVGGIFSFMGLKKSFFPERSETFINISVFYPGASPKEMEEGITARIEEAVRGLIGIKRITSTSSENFARVTIETTGTYDIDEILADVKNSVDGISAFPPEAERPVISKQRSLTNVAFLGITGDVSLLTLKTLAQQIEDEFLRSGIISQVQLSGYPDVEISVEVTQEDLLRYGISLDEIARAISNNNRDISAGEIRSNEEEILIRSRHRSVDPGVLGEIIIRANNDGNKLYLRDLADIKIKFAEVPNKSLLNGKRSISINIQKLPEEDLGAISDYLINYVEEFNNNNDNVDLVITYSFLDNLNSRLDMLYKNGGIGLLLVLITLGLFLSLRLSFWVAFGIPASFFGMFILGYLSGLTINMISLFGMLLVIGILVDDGVVIAENIYSHFESGKSPKQAALDGTMEVLPAVLTSVTTTIVAFTPLLFLTGNFEFSRDIGWVVIVSLTVSLFEAFLVLPAHLSSKYVLNVSARDHGTNRVRTAMDKFIGLMRDKLYGHTIRFIIRWKWVMLVTPVALIAITIGLFRGNFIQATFFPSIPFDQFNVNLAFTPGTGEEKTMQYLV
- a CDS encoding efflux RND transporter periplasmic adaptor subunit, with translation MKYRKYYTWGFILLIVGGGLLLNWLFTSMKPDPPRIPPPEFKRLVQTQLVSYSDINSAVEVPGRLVSGRIVDIISEVQGEILPGKLPMKKGQRFRKGDLICTIYDQEQLLSLKASKSRFMNAIANALADIKFDYPESFDKVSDFFESIEIDQPIPEIPEIKDKSLKIFLSSRDILNQYYTIKVAEERLQKHYKYAPFNGAFMEVNLEVGAIANSGSRIARIIKTDVLELEAPVEVSSLKFIRTGDPVTVLDETRSSSWKGIVTRISEFVDPTTQSVSVFVQVNNDQTNPIYVGMFLLANFNNKIISDAMEIPRQAVFNQNEVFVVIDSVLYKKKINIRKINSNTLLFDGLEEGEEVVVEPLINVREGTIVHTKAI